The following DNA comes from Streptomyces sp. Ag109_O5-10.
GGGGCGGCGGTGCAGGCTGTGCGCCCGACTGCTGGCCATGGGGTCACTCCGTCCCTCGACGCCTGCAGAGAACCGAGCGGCATGTCGCGTACCCGCTCACGGTCCGGCCTACCCGAGATGCACGGATTCTTTCGAGACCAGGCCCGCCTCGTTCCGCAGCCGGCGGGCTCGCGTCGCCTTGGCCGGCCGAGGGGCAGCTCCACCCGGCAGGCGGCGCTGTTCCCGCGCACCAGGCGTCCAGGGGTCACTTTCGGTCCTCGTCACCCTCCTCGATAAAGGGACGCACCGCGTCCAGCAGGACCCTCAACGCACCGGTGAGCGCCCCGACCTCGGCGACGCGCCGGGCATACCGGTCCTGCGGGGACTGCGGCTCGGCCTGCTCTGCCTGCTCGGTGGCGTTCGCCAGAACACGTTCGGCGGCCTGAGCCGCGGCGCGCAAGGCGGCACGTTCGATATTGCCGGGCATGTGTTCTCCCCTGGATTCGGCCGCTGGGCACAGAATTTCCGAAATGACAGGATGTCCCGGCCGGCCGGACTTCTCCGGGAACGCCACGGATGCGCGAGCCGGTACGAAGTGCCCCGGGACGGCGTCGCACTCAGGCGCCGTGCGCGTCCCGGACGCCGAGTTCGTCGATGTGCTCCAGCAGGTCGAGGGGGTCGGCGTACACCCGGAACGCCTGGGCCCGCTCCAGTTCGTCCTGCCCGTAACCTCCGGACAGCAGCCCCACTCCGAGCGCCTCCGCCCGCCGTGCGGCCAGCAGATCCCACACACTGTCTCCGACGACGACACAGTCGCGGGCGGGGACTCCGAGCCGCGCCGCGCCCGCCAGGAACAGATCGGGGTCGGGTTTGGCGCGGCTGACGCCCTCGCGGGTGACCGTCGGCACCTCAGGCGGCACGGCGAGTTTCTCGAACATGGGTGTGGCGTCGTCCCTGTGGGCGCTGGTGGCGATCGTCCAGGGCACGCCGCGGTCCGTCAGCGTCCGGAGCAGTTCGGCGGCTCCTGGCAGCGGCCGGATGGCGTTCGTCCAGCCTTCGAAGTGGCGGTGGTGGGCGCCCTGCAGTTCATCGGCCTCCTTCGGCGTCAGCCGTACGCCGGTCTCGCGCATCACGGCCCGCACGAGCAGGCCACCGCTCATCCCGATCCTCCGGTGGACCCGCCAGACCGCCAGGCCGATGCCCATCTCGCTCAATGCCTGCTGCCAGGCGATGACGTGCTGGTAGACGCTGTCGACGAGGGTCCCGTCCAGGTCGAAGACGAACGCCGCAGGCCGGGTGGCCGTACCCTCGGACATCTCCCGCATCCTTCCTGTCAGCGTCAGCGTCAGCGCCGGTGCGGGCCGGCGGGTCACAGGCACCTAGGGCGGCCCTGCGCCCGGCAACTCCACGACCGTTCAAGGCGGTACGCAGGGGCCGGAACCCCCGGGCGAGCCCCTGGCGGCCTGTTCAGGTGCCTGCCGACCAGCGGGCCCGTAGCGGACCCGGTCTCCTCGGCGTTCAGTGGTCGGGCGATGTTCGGGGCCGGCGTCGGTGGGGGTGCGCTGCGGTCGACTCGACGGTCGGTGAACGACATGCTGTGCTCCGAGCGCGGGATCGGCATCGGTGCACGGTGACCAAATCACGCGGTCTCAATCGACCCAGCGGGCCGAGACACCGCAGCCGAGCCGACGGTTCTCGGGCTGCCGACCGGCCGCCGCCGCAGATCCGCTGCGCGGCGGTTCCTGGTCAGGCACAGAGTGACCGACCCACCGGAAGCTGCACGATCCGCACCCGCTGGACGTCAGGCAACGGGTCGGGGGGCCATGACGGTGAAACTGAACGCGATGGCGTTCGACCACGCCAAGGAACTGACCGAAGAGGGCCGCATCGTCCTGGGCGACCGGGACGAGTGGAGCGAGCACCGGCCATCTCCAGCGGACGAGCGTGCCTGCCTCGCTCGACGGCAGGCGGGCCGGGGACCGGTGACAGCGGCGGAAAACGCACAACCCCCACCCGCCCCCGGCGACGGCGTCGTCGACTGGCGCTAGGCGTCGTCGCCCCGCTCGCCCTCCGCCTGGGACGGCTCGCTCCGGGGGACGTCCGGGTGCTGTTCCGTTGCGGCACGCTCACTCGGCTCGTCCCGCTCGCCCTCGGCCTGCGAGGGTGTGCGCGAGTACCACGCGTCGTAATCAGGGGACCGGGATTTCATGACGGGCCTCCTTCCGTCGCGGCGCTCACCTCCATCCTCCCCCTCTCAGGCCGTGATGCGGCGTCCGCGGCCGCACCGTTCGAACAGAAATCCAAGCGCCTGGATGCGGGGAATCACCCGCACCCGGAGGAGCGCGGAGTGCGGCGTCAGCCGCCGGCCACGGCGCGCACCGCCTCCTCGACCGGGGTGGACCCGCTGATCAGCTCGAGGATGCGCCCGGCGGTCCTGGGCTCGTGGAGCAGGGCGGCGAGTACCGCAGCCACGTCATCGCGGGGCACCTGGCCGCGGTCCGTGTGCTCGGCGAGCCGGACGCGGCCGCTACCGGGGGCGTCGGTCAGCATCCCCGGGCGCAGAATCGTCCAGTCGAGTCCCGGGCGCGAGGCGATGTCGGCGTCCGCCTCGCCCTTGGCCTTCAGGTAGGCGGCGAACACCGGGTCCGTGCCGGGCGGCGGCGGGCTGTCCACGCCCATCGCGGAGATCACCAGGAAGCGGCGCACCCCGGCGCGCTCGGCCGCGTCGGCGAGGAGGATGGCCGCGTTCCGGTCCACCGTCTGCTTGCGAGCCGCGCCGCTGCCCGGTCCGGCGCCCGCGGCGAACAGTGCCGCGTCGGCGCCGCGGAGGTGGCCGGTCACCTCGTCCACCGAGGCCTGCTCCAGATCGCACACCACCGGTTCCGCGCCGTCCGCCCGCAGGTCGTCGGCGTGTGCCGGGTTGCGGATCAGCCCTGTGACGTTGTCGCCGCGCGCCGAGAGCAGCCGGGTCAGCCGGCGCGCGATCTTTCCGTGTCCACCTGCGATCACCGTGTGCATGGGATCATTCTTGCCACACGCCACCGCTCACGCCGGGCTGCGGGACTGCCGCGGCAGTCGTGTCCCGCGGTTGCCGTGACGTCGGCGCACTCGCGCACGGCGCCGGCGCGCGAGACCACCGGGCCGGAGCGGCGCGGCGACCGGCCCGGTCACGGGGGCCGGTCGCCGGTTTCCGCGGTCGCGCCTCGGCGCGGTGTCGTCGAGGCGCGGTGGTGTCCAGGATGCCGCCCCGCCTCCTGAGCGCCGAAGCGGGGAGAGAGAGCCCCTCGCGGTCGGCCGTGCCGGCAACCCGGTGTTCTCCGGGCCCCCAAGAAGCACGTCCCAGAGGCAGCCCGCCGGGAGCAAGGGGCTTCGTCCCGCCTCCTGTCCTCGCAGACCGACCGCGGGTGCCACATTTCGACCCGCCGGGAGCAGGCGGGGTGACCGGGCGAACAGCCACTCTGGGGCTGTCGGGACCGCTCGGCGGTCCGTCGGCGGAAGGAGTGCCCATGACCGAGCCGGCCCGCAGGGCCGTTGCCTCCTACTCCACGTACCAGGAAGCCGAACGCGCCGTGGATCGCCTCGTCGACCAGGGCTTTCCCGTCCAGAAGATCGCGATCATCGGTCGGGACATGCGCCTGGTCGAACAAGTGATCGGTCGAATGGGGTACGGCGACGCCGCCTTCCACGGCGCAGCCGCCGGAGCGCTGCCCGGCGTACTCATCGGCTGGATCTTCGGGTTGCTGAACTGGCTGAACCCGGTCGTCTCCGGTCTGCTCCTCGCCCTGTACGGGCTGATCTTCGGAGCGGTCGTCGGTGCGCTGCTCGGCGTGCTGCTGTACGCGGCGCAGGGCGGCCACCGGGACTTCGCGTCGGTCCGCTCGATCGAGCCCAGCCGGTACGACGTCGTGGCGGACGAGGACGTGGCCGATGAGGCCGCCCGGCTGGTCGCCGGGCTGAACAGCTGGGCCGGCACGAACACGGCGAGCGCCTCCTCCAGGGGCCCGCGCAACGGGCCCGCCCCCAGCTGAACGAGTTTCGAAGCCGGGCGGACACAGGGCCCGGAGGAAGAACGGTCGCCGACGGACGTCGACCGCCGCGGAAGGAGTTCCTCATGGCCAAGGCAGTGGGCATCGACCTGGGCACCACCAACTCGGTGATCGCCGTGTGGGAGGGCGGCGAGCCGTCCGTCGTGCCCAACAGCGAGGGCAACCGCACGACACCGTCCGTGGTGGCCTTCACCGACACCGGGGAACGTCTGGTGGGCCAGCTGGCCCGGCGCCAGGCGATCCTCAACCCCAAGGGCACCATCTACTCGGCCAAGAGGTTCATCGGCCGGCACTTCGACGAGGTCTCCGACGAGGCCAGGGCGGTGGCGTACGACGTCGTCGAGGGCGAGGGCGGGGCGGCCCGCTTCAAGGTGCGCGACAAGCTGTACGCACCTGAGGAGATCAGCGCTCTGGTGCTGCGCAAACTCGCCGACGACGCGTCCAAGCAGCTGGGCGAACGGGTCACGGAGGCGGTCATCACGGTGCCCGCCTACTTCAACGACGCCCAGCGCACCGCCACCAAGGACGCCGGACGGATCGCCGGACTGGAGGTGCTGCGGATCATCAACGAGCCGACCGCGGCCGCCCTCGCGTACGGCATGGACAAGAAGGAGCACGAGACCGTCCTCGTCTTCGACCTGGGCGGCGGCACCTTCGACGTGAGCATCCTCGACGTCGGCGACGGCGTGGTGGAGGTGCGCTCCACCGCCGGCGACAGCCACCTGGGCGGCGACGACTTCGACCGGCGTCTGGTGGACTACCTCGCGGACGACTTCCAGAAGGACAACGGCATCGACCTGCGCAAGGACCCGCAGGCGCTGCAACGACTGTTCGAGGCGGCGGAGAAGGCCAAGACCGAGCTCAGTTCGGTGACGCAGACTCAGGTCAGCCTGCCGTTCATCACCGCCGACGCCTCGGGCCCCAAGCACCTCACCGACTCGATCATGCGGTCCACGTTCGAGCAGATCACCGGCGACCTGGTGGAGCGCTGCCTCGGACCGGTGGAGCAGGCGATGGCCGACGCGAAGGTCGGCGAAAACGACATCGACGAGGTCATCCTCGTCGGCGGTTCCACCCGCATCCCCGCCGTCCAGGCTCTGGTCCGCCGGCTGACCGGCGGCAAGGAACCCAACATGAGCGTCAACCCCGACGAGGTCGTGGCCCTGGGCGCCGCGATCCAGGCCGGGGTGCTCAAGGGCGAGGTCAAGGACGTCCTGCTGCTCGACGTCACACCTCTGTCGCTGGGCGTGGAGACGCGAGGCGGAGTGATGACGAAGATCGTCGAGCGGAACACCACCATCCCGGTGCGCCGCAGCGAGACCTTCTCCACCGCCGAGGACAACCAGCCGGCCGTCGACGTGGTGGTCCTCCAGGGCGAGCGCGAGCGCGCCGCCGACAACCGGGCGCTGGGCCGGTTCCAGCTCACCGACATCCGGCAGGCGCCGCGGGGCGAACCACAGGTCGAGGTCACCTTCGACATCGACGCCAACGGCATCCTCGACGTCAAGGCCCGCGACCGGGACACCGGCAAGGAACAGGGCATCACCATCAGCGAGAGCTCCAACCTGGACCGCAGCGAGGTCGAACGCATGGTCCAGGAGGCCGAGCGCAACCAGGGCCAGGACCAGGCACTCCGCGAGGCCGTCGACGCCCGCAACGAACTCGACGCCGTCGCGTACCAGGTCGAGAAGCGTCTCGCCGAACTGGGCGACGCGGCGCCCGCGCACGAGAAGGCACGCGCCGAGATGCTCGTGGCCGACGCCCGGGCGGCGGTCAAGGACGAGGCGGGCGTGGAGCGCGTGCGGCCTCTGACCTCCGAACTCCAGCAGGTGCTCGCCGGGCTGGCATCCCATCAGGGCGCCTCCGCCACGGGCGGCGGTCCCGGCCAGGACACCGACACCGGTGGTCCCACGACCGACGGTCGCGGTGCCGATGATGTCATCGACGCCGAGTTCGACAAGGGCTGAGGCGCGCCATGCCCGCCCACCCTCAGGAACCCGGCCGGGCCGCGTCGGATCCGGACGTGCGGGTCCCGGAAAGCGCCGGACCTCCTCCTCGCGAGGATCTGCCCCGACCGGGCCCGCCCCGGCCCGAAGCGGCGAACGGTGAACCGGGACCCGATGCCGCCGGCCCCACGCCTGCCGAGGACGAGTACACGACCGCGATCCGGGAACTGGAGGACCGCTGGCGGCGCGCACTCGCCGACCTCGACAACCTTCGCAAGCGTCACGCCAGGGAACTGGAGCGCGAACGGGCGGTCGAGCGGTCCCGCACGGCGGCCGCCTTCCTGCCCGTCCTCGACAACCTCGAACTCGCCCTGACCCACGCCGGCGCCGATCCGGGCGCGATCGTGGAGGGCATCCGAGCCGTACGCGACCAAGCGGTGAACGTCCTCGAACTGCTCGGCTACCCGCGGCACGCGGAGACCGGCGTCCCCTTCGACCCGGCCCGGCACGAGGTGGTCGGCGTCGTCCAGGACCCCGACGCCCCACCGGGCACCGTCGTCGAGGTGCTGCGCCCCGGCTACGGTGACGGCGAACGGCAGCTCAGGCCCGCCGCCGTGACGGTCGCGAAGCGGGAGTGACCGGTCATGGCACGGGACTTCTACGAGGTGCTGGGCGTGTCGCGGACCGCGAGCCAGGACGAGATCCAGCAGGCATACCGGAAACTCGCCCGCAAGTACCACCCCGACGTCAACAAGGACCCCGCGGCGGAGGAACGCTTCAAGGACCTCAACGAGGCATACAGCGTCCTGTCCGATCCCAAGACCCGAGCCCGCTACGACCGCTTCGGCGAGGACTTCCGCAAGATCCCCGAGGACTTCGACGAGCGGGTCGCGGCCGGAGCGGGCGGCGGCTTCCGCGGTCGGACCGCGGGCGGTGGCGGTCCTCGCGTCCGGTACGCCACCGGCTTCGGGGACGGCTTCGGCGCGGAGGGCATCGACATCGAGGACCTGCTCGGCTCCATGTTCGGAGGCGGCGTCGGCCGAGGCGGCGTCCCCGGAGCGGACCAGGAGGCCGAACTGCCGCTCACCGTCGAGGAGGCGTACCGAGGCGGCCGTCGCACCGTCACCCTCGCCGGCCCCACCGGGCAGCCGCGGCGGTACGAGGTCGACGTGCCGCCGGGCGTCACCGACGGGCAGCGCATCCGGCTGGCGGGCGAGGGTGGCCGGGGCAGCGGTGACGCCGCCGCGGGCGACCTGTACCTGCGGGTACGTATCCAGCCCCACCCCCAGTTCCGGCTGGACGGCCGTGACGTGCACGTCCAGGTCCCGGTCGCCCCGTGGGAGGCGGCCCTGGGCGCGACCGTGCCGGTGCCGACGCCCGGCGGCGGCACGGCCAAGGTCACGGTGCCCGCGGGCTCGTCCAGCGGCCGGCGGCTGCGGCTGCGCGGCGAGGGCATGCCGAACCCGCGCGGCGCGAACGGCGACCTGTACGCCGAACTCCGCGTCATGGTGCCTCCCGTCCTCAGCGACCGGGAGCGCGAACTGTTCGAGGAGCTCGCCGCCACTTCCTCGTTCGACCCCAGGAGGACGCGATGAACGACCGACCCGCAGGAGCGGGAGGCATCGGCCGGAGCGCCGTGGGCGCCCGTCCGGTCCGAACGGGCGTCGACATCACCGCCTCGACGGCTGTCCGGTACGCGCTCGTGCCCGTCCCCAGGCTCTCCCTGGCCGCCGTGGCCCTTCGCTCGGGCCTCCACCCCGATCTGATCCGCCGGTTCGTCGCCCTCGGGCTGGTCGACGCCGAACGCGACCCCGCGGGGCGGCTGGTGTTCGCCCCCTCGGCCCCGGCGGTTCTCGCCCGTATCCAGCGGCTGCGCGCCGGCCTCTGCCTCAACTACGCATCCATCGGCCTGGTGCTCGACCTGCTCGACCGCATCAGCCTGCTCGAAGCCGCCCTGCGCGGCCGCGGCACGAGGAGTGAAACACCCCCATGGACATGAACCGTCTCACCCAGAAGTCGCAGGAAGCCCTCCAGGAGGCCCAGAGCGCGGCCATCGGCATGGGGCACACCGAGGTCGACGGGGAACACCTGCTGCTCGCGCTCATCGATCAGGAGGACGGCCTGATCCCACGGTTGCTGCAACAGGCCGGCACCGAGCCGAAGGA
Coding sequences within:
- a CDS encoding DnaJ C-terminal domain-containing protein — encoded protein: MARDFYEVLGVSRTASQDEIQQAYRKLARKYHPDVNKDPAAEERFKDLNEAYSVLSDPKTRARYDRFGEDFRKIPEDFDERVAAGAGGGFRGRTAGGGGPRVRYATGFGDGFGAEGIDIEDLLGSMFGGGVGRGGVPGADQEAELPLTVEEAYRGGRRTVTLAGPTGQPRRYEVDVPPGVTDGQRIRLAGEGGRGSGDAAAGDLYLRVRIQPHPQFRLDGRDVHVQVPVAPWEAALGATVPVPTPGGGTAKVTVPAGSSSGRRLRLRGEGMPNPRGANGDLYAELRVMVPPVLSDRERELFEELAATSSFDPRRTR
- the grpE gene encoding nucleotide exchange factor GrpE translates to MPAHPQEPGRAASDPDVRVPESAGPPPREDLPRPGPPRPEAANGEPGPDAAGPTPAEDEYTTAIRELEDRWRRALADLDNLRKRHARELERERAVERSRTAAAFLPVLDNLELALTHAGADPGAIVEGIRAVRDQAVNVLELLGYPRHAETGVPFDPARHEVVGVVQDPDAPPGTVVEVLRPGYGDGERQLRPAAVTVAKRE
- a CDS encoding SDR family oxidoreductase, with the protein product MHTVIAGGHGKIARRLTRLLSARGDNVTGLIRNPAHADDLRADGAEPVVCDLEQASVDEVTGHLRGADAALFAAGAGPGSGAARKQTVDRNAAILLADAAERAGVRRFLVISAMGVDSPPPPGTDPVFAAYLKAKGEADADIASRPGLDWTILRPGMLTDAPGSGRVRLAEHTDRGQVPRDDVAAVLAALLHEPRTAGRILELISGSTPVEEAVRAVAGG
- the dnaK gene encoding molecular chaperone DnaK, with product MAKAVGIDLGTTNSVIAVWEGGEPSVVPNSEGNRTTPSVVAFTDTGERLVGQLARRQAILNPKGTIYSAKRFIGRHFDEVSDEARAVAYDVVEGEGGAARFKVRDKLYAPEEISALVLRKLADDASKQLGERVTEAVITVPAYFNDAQRTATKDAGRIAGLEVLRIINEPTAAALAYGMDKKEHETVLVFDLGGGTFDVSILDVGDGVVEVRSTAGDSHLGGDDFDRRLVDYLADDFQKDNGIDLRKDPQALQRLFEAAEKAKTELSSVTQTQVSLPFITADASGPKHLTDSIMRSTFEQITGDLVERCLGPVEQAMADAKVGENDIDEVILVGGSTRIPAVQALVRRLTGGKEPNMSVNPDEVVALGAAIQAGVLKGEVKDVLLLDVTPLSLGVETRGGVMTKIVERNTTIPVRRSETFSTAEDNQPAVDVVVLQGERERAADNRALGRFQLTDIRQAPRGEPQVEVTFDIDANGILDVKARDRDTGKEQGITISESSNLDRSEVERMVQEAERNQGQDQALREAVDARNELDAVAYQVEKRLAELGDAAPAHEKARAEMLVADARAAVKDEAGVERVRPLTSELQQVLAGLASHQGASATGGGPGQDTDTGGPTTDGRGADDVIDAEFDKG
- a CDS encoding HAD family phosphatase — protein: MSEGTATRPAAFVFDLDGTLVDSVYQHVIAWQQALSEMGIGLAVWRVHRRIGMSGGLLVRAVMRETGVRLTPKEADELQGAHHRHFEGWTNAIRPLPGAAELLRTLTDRGVPWTIATSAHRDDATPMFEKLAVPPEVPTVTREGVSRAKPDPDLFLAGAARLGVPARDCVVVGDSVWDLLAARRAEALGVGLLSGGYGQDELERAQAFRVYADPLDLLEHIDELGVRDAHGA
- a CDS encoding general stress protein, with the protein product MTEPARRAVASYSTYQEAERAVDRLVDQGFPVQKIAIIGRDMRLVEQVIGRMGYGDAAFHGAAAGALPGVLIGWIFGLLNWLNPVVSGLLLALYGLIFGAVVGALLGVLLYAAQGGHRDFASVRSIEPSRYDVVADEDVADEAARLVAGLNSWAGTNTASASSRGPRNGPAPS
- a CDS encoding chaperone modulator CbpM, whose protein sequence is MNDRPAGAGGIGRSAVGARPVRTGVDITASTAVRYALVPVPRLSLAAVALRSGLHPDLIRRFVALGLVDAERDPAGRLVFAPSAPAVLARIQRLRAGLCLNYASIGLVLDLLDRISLLEAALRGRGTRSETPPWT